TGCCCGCGCTCCTGGTCCCGGTCTACCTCGGGATCTGGATGCTCCTCACGCTGGCCCGTCGCCCGTCCGGTCCTGCCCTCAAGGCCTGGTTCGGCGGCTTCAAGGAAGGCTGGTCGACGCCCTGCGGACCCCGCCGCCCGATGAAATGGCGTACGGTCTGGCGCCTGACAAGGCTGGGCCGACCTCCTGTCATCTGACAGGCTCTGGTCTGAGAGCATCAGGGGTACTTCACCTGCACCCGGTCAGGCTGCACATCTTGAACACGAAAGTTTCAACCTGTGAGTGACACAACCCATGACGGAGCGGTCTCGCTGAGCGCCCCGCCATCTCCCGACGACGGTCTGCCCCCGGCGGCGCTCGCCGCCAAGTACGGCCTGTCGGTGAGCGGTGCCCGGCCCGGCCTCATCGAGTACGTACGGCAGATGTGGGGCCGGCGCCACTTCATCATGGCCTTCTCCCAGGCCAAGCTGATGTCGCAGTACAGCCAGGCCAAGCTGGGCCAGGTCTGGCAGGTGGCGACCCCTCTGCTCAACGCCGCGGTCTACTACTTCATCTTCGGCGTGATCATGAACTCGGGACGGGGGATGTCCAAGGAAGTCTTCATCCCCTTCCTGGTCACGGGTGTCTTCGTCTTCACCTTCACGCAGAGTTCGGTGATGGCAGGCGTACGCGCGATCTCCGGCAACCTGGGCCTGGTGCGGGCACTGCACTTCCCGCGCGCCTCACTGCCGATCTCCTTCGCGCTCCAGCAGCTCCAGCAACTGCTGTTCTCGATGATCGTGCTGGTGATCGTCGCGGTGGTCTTCGGCAGCTACCCCTCGCTCTCCTGGCTGCTGGTGGTGCCCGCGCTGACCATGCAGTTCGTGTTCAACACCGGCATGGCGCTGATCATGGCCCGCCTCGGCAGCAAGACCCCCGACCTCGCCCAGCTGATGCCCTTCATCATGCGGACCTGGATGTACGCGTCGGGCGTCATGTTCTCGATCACGGTCATGCTCGCGGACAAGCCGTCCTGGATCGCCGACACGCTGCAGTACAACCCGGCGGCGATCTACATGGACCTGATCCGCTTCGCGCTGATCGACGGTTACGGCGCGTCGAACCTCCCCGACCACGTATGGGTCGCCGCCCTGATCTGGGCGATCCTCGTCGGCTGTGCGGGCTTTGTGTACTTCTGGAAGGCAGAGGAACGGTACGGCCGTGGCTGAGGACAAGATCGAGGGGCGGGTCCCCACCGTCATCGCCGACGATGTGCACATCGTCTACCGGGTGAACGGCGCAGGCGGCGGCAAGGGCAGCGCCACCGCCGCGCTCAGCCGCATGGTCCGCAGGAACAAGACCGGCGAGTCGCGCGGTGTCCGCAAGGTCCACGCCGTACGCGGCGTCTCCTTCACGGCGTACCGCGGCGAGGCCATCGGCCTCATCGGCACCAACGGCTCCGGCAAGTCCACCCTGTTGCGCGCCATCGCCGGACTGCTGCCGACGGAGAGCGGCAAGGTCTACACCGACGGCCAGCCCTCTCTGCTCGGCGTGAACGCGGCGCTGATGAACGACCTCACGGGCGAACGCAACGTCATCCTCGGCGGCCTCGCCATGGGCATGTCCCGCGAGGAGATCCGCGAGCGCTACCAGGGCATCGTCGACTTCTCCGGCATCAACGAGAAGGGCGACTTCATCACCCTGCCGATGCGCACCTACTCGTCCGGCATGGCGGCCAGGCTCCGCTTCTCCATCGCGGCCGCCAAGAACCACGACGTGCTGATGATCGACGAGGCGCTCGCCACCGGTGACCGCAAGTTCCAGATCCGCTCCGAGCAGCGCATCCGCGAACTGCGCAAGGAGGCGGGCACCGTCTTCCTCGTCAGCCACAGCAACAAGTCGATCAGGGACACCTGCGACCGCGTCCTGTGGCTGGAGAAGGGCGAGCTCCTGATGGACGGCCCGACCGACGAGGTCATCAAGGCGTACGAGAAGGAGACCGGACGCTAGTCCGGCCGACTCCGCGAAGAGGCCCCCGCAGGACCCGAATCGGTCCTGCGGGGGCCTCTTTCCGTACGCGGCCTGCCTCACACCCCGGCGGGCTGCTTCACCTCCGGTGCCTCGGCCAGCCCCACCCGCCCGTGCAGCCTGCGCAGCAACGGCGGTGCGTACCAGGCACGGTCGCCCAGGACCCGCATGGCGGCCGGCACCAGGATCCCGCGCACGGCCACCGCGTCGATGACGATGGCGAGCCCGCTGCCGATGCCGAACATCTGCAGGAAGCTGATCGAGCTCGTGCCGAAGGCGAAGAAGCTCACCGCGAGCAGCCCGGCCGCCATCGAGACGATCCGCCCGGTCCGCGCGAGCCCCTGCGTCACGACGGTCGAGCGGTCGGCCCCCGCGTCGTGCAGCTCCTTCATCCGGCTGGTCACGAAGACCTCGTAGTCCATCGAGAGTCCGAAGGTGACACAGAACAGCAGCAC
The sequence above is drawn from the Streptomyces sp. NBC_01465 genome and encodes:
- a CDS encoding ABC transporter permease; translated protein: MSDTTHDGAVSLSAPPSPDDGLPPAALAAKYGLSVSGARPGLIEYVRQMWGRRHFIMAFSQAKLMSQYSQAKLGQVWQVATPLLNAAVYYFIFGVIMNSGRGMSKEVFIPFLVTGVFVFTFTQSSVMAGVRAISGNLGLVRALHFPRASLPISFALQQLQQLLFSMIVLVIVAVVFGSYPSLSWLLVVPALTMQFVFNTGMALIMARLGSKTPDLAQLMPFIMRTWMYASGVMFSITVMLADKPSWIADTLQYNPAAIYMDLIRFALIDGYGASNLPDHVWVAALIWAILVGCAGFVYFWKAEERYGRG
- a CDS encoding ABC transporter ATP-binding protein, which translates into the protein MAEDKIEGRVPTVIADDVHIVYRVNGAGGGKGSATAALSRMVRRNKTGESRGVRKVHAVRGVSFTAYRGEAIGLIGTNGSGKSTLLRAIAGLLPTESGKVYTDGQPSLLGVNAALMNDLTGERNVILGGLAMGMSREEIRERYQGIVDFSGINEKGDFITLPMRTYSSGMAARLRFSIAAAKNHDVLMIDEALATGDRKFQIRSEQRIRELRKEAGTVFLVSHSNKSIRDTCDRVLWLEKGELLMDGPTDEVIKAYEKETGR